CACCGTCAGCAAATCCTCCATTTAAATCGAAAAAGTCCGCCGCCCATACCTCCAATTAAATTGAAAACATTCCCGCCGATTTGCGTGAAAAATAACACCAGTAACGGCCTCTACTACGACATCAAGCTGGAGGCTGGCTGGTGGAAACCCAAGGTCTTCGAGGAACTGAAACAAACTCTCCCCGATTACTTTTTGAAAATACTCGAACCCTATCAAACTATCCTGGTGGTGGTGGAGAAGCAACTGCGGGAAGCCACCGCGCGCGAAGAACGCACGGCCAACCGTTTGCTGCCGGTGGGACTGGGAGCGCTCACCGCCTCGGTGTTGGACCGGGAGTTTGTTGATTATACACGCTTCACCAGCCGCGGCCAGGT
This portion of the Verrucomicrobiota bacterium genome encodes:
- a CDS encoding transposase; the encoded protein is HRQQILHLNRKSPPPIPPIKLKTFPPICVKNNTSNGLYYDIKLEAGWWKPKVFEELKQTLPDYFLKILEPYQTILVVVEKQLREATAREERTANRLLPVGLGALTASVLDREFVDYTRFTSRGQVASFTGLCPSEASSGNKRIQGSINKHGNPRIRHMIIEAVWRMFQFQPDYQPILYWKERIQNEPFSAAKKKKMVVAIARQFAVDWWRIQTGRMSADTVGLRLNYPTAYSTRALREGRISKVYA